The Streptomyces tendae genome has a window encoding:
- a CDS encoding cold-shock protein: MAAGTVKWFNAEKGFGFIEQDGGGADVFAHYSNIAAQGFRELLEGQKVTFDIAQGQKGPTAENIVPA; this comes from the coding sequence ATGGCTGCTGGAACCGTGAAGTGGTTCAACGCGGAAAAGGGCTTCGGCTTCATCGAGCAGGACGGTGGCGGCGCCGACGTCTTCGCCCACTACTCGAACATCGCCGCGCAGGGCTTCCGTGAGCTGCTCGAAGGCCAGAAGGTGACCTTCGACATCGCGCAGGGCCAGAAGGGCCCGACGGCCGAGAACATCGTCCCGGCCTGA